CTAACGGCTGGAAATACTTCTGGGATGATAAAGCAAAAGCTCCTTATTGGTACAATGCTTCAACTAAAACTTTTGCTACATCAGATGATTTAAAGTCTATTAAAGCAAAAGCTGAATATGTAAAGGCAAAAAACTTGGGAGGTATAATGTTCTGGGAACTTACTCTAGATAGTTTCCGTGACGGAATGGTAAATGAAATTTACAAAGTTAAAACTGCTAAATAATATGAAAGGGAATCACAATGATTCCCTTTTTTTTATATAAGTTGGATAAGATTATTGTATCTTATTCTTATCGAGTTCTCCTATAAATGGAATTGCTTCTAAAATTTCACTGCGAATAATCGTTTGCAGATAAACTTCCAACTGAATAAATTTAGCTGCATTTATTGCCCCAATTGCTTTTTTGGCTTGACTATATGTTTTGGAGTATAGTTTTTCATAATCAATATGATTTTTTAAAGTGCCTTTTGCCAATTCATCAGCTTTGGCATCGGTCAAAGTTTCATAATTAGCAGCGTAATCATTTATTAACTGAAATTTGGTTTGTCCAAGCGCTTTACGTTTGGTTTCATACTCATCGTACACCTTCGCAAAAGCGGTCGCTTGCGCATCAGATAAATTCATGTACTGTTTTACCAATTCAGCTTTAGATTTTCCATAAACACTTTGTACTACTTCTAAATCTTCCTTATAAGAAGATTGCGCATAAGATGAAAATGAGGCTATCGCCATCATAAGAATAAGACTTAATTTTTTCATAGTTTCAATTTTAAATTTATTTTTAAAGACAATATGTATGCTGAAATATATTGATTACTAAAACCTTAAAACCAAAATAGTATATCTATCTTAAATTATTTACTCACTGATACTTTTGGAGCATATATCACTCCATCATAACTAATTGGACCTCGATTGTTGCTGCTTACAGAAAGTGTTGTGCTTCCGTTATAAAAGATAGAAAACGTTAAATCATATACATCACTAGCACCTCTTACTGTTGCTTTTATAATAGTATTATTTTTTTTATTTTCGACTTTAATGTTCTCTGGCTTGCCTTCAAATTTTATTCCACCATCACTATTATATCCAACATTATAGCCGCGTCCAAAGAAAGGAAGGTCGCAAGTTGCACTATCGGCTTTAAACTTTAAAAAATAAGTATTATAATCTAGCTGAATTAATCTGCCACTTTGAGGCGTTAATTTTTGAGCCTCAAAAACAAAATTTCGAGAATCTATAAGCGCTTTAATTTCATTTTGTTTCTTTAATTCTCTTTCTTGTTTGAGTTCTTTTTTTGTCTTTTCTTGTGCAGAAGCCGAAAAATTGAAAACAATCAGAAACAGGAAGACACATAATCTCGTTTTCATAAAACTATTTTTTAGTAAAACGCATCATTGCAATATCTCCAGAAATAAAATTCAGTGTTTTGCCGTCATCTGTAATATCGTATGATGTAATTTTCTGCAGTGTATTCATGTAAGTCTGCTCTCCTTGCTGTCCATCAAGACACATCATTTTTGTTACCGCCATTGGTTGTGTAAAATCTATTTTATTTCCAGTCACATTGAGTTTTCCAGTATAAGAATTACAACCATTATTTCCAGACACCTGATTCTCTGCAGTTTTAAAAACAATACTTGGCTTTTTATTTGGATATAAAGCGTCAAAAGTTTGAGAGTCGGCAATATAATTTAATTCCCAATTTCCGTCAAGCTTAGAAACGGCATCCGTTTTTGTGCATTTGCAAGAAATTAAAAACGAACTAATAAAAACGAGAGTAAAAATCTTTTTCATCATAACATTAAGGATTAAATGTGAGCGAATTAGATAAATGGTTTTCAGAAATTATTCATTAAAAACCTACACGAATTTAAACAATATTTTTGGGTTTTAACTCAATCAACATCAAATTATAACGTATAGTTTGACTTTTTTTTAACTTTTAGAGTTAATCTAATCCGTTATTTTATGTTAAATTTACTTAATCTTTAACTAAAATGCCCGTAGATATGAAAAAACTAATTGTTTCTTTCGCTATAATTACTGCCTTAATCATTGGCTGTAAAACAAATAACAAATCAAATGATGCTAAAACTCTAACTGTTGCATTAGAGCCAAAAAGCAACAGTAAAGTTGCCGGAACTGCCACTTTTGTTGAAAAAAATGGCAAAGTAACTTTTACAGCAAAAATTACAGGATTAGAACCTGGAGTTCACGCCATCCATATTCATGAAAAAGCAGATTGCAGTTCTGCCGACGGAAGTTCTGCTGGAGGACACTGGAATCCAACTTTTAAAAAGCATGGAAAATGGGGAGTTGGAGAGTATCATAAAGGTGATATTGGAAACTTTACCGCTGATGCAAAAGGAAACGGATCTATTACTTTAACAACTGACGAATGGTGCGTTGGATGCGGAGATTCTAACAAAGATGTTCTAGGAAAAGGCTTAATCGTTCACGCAGGAACAGACGATTTTACCACTCAGCCAACTGGAAATGCTGGAGGAAGAGTTGCTTGTGCAGGAATCATCAAATAAGAAAAACTTGAATAACCGCTATTTTTAACAAAATCTAGCGGTTATTTCATTTTAAAATGAATCCTAAAACAAGAAAAAGACATAGCTTTGCATCAGCAAAATAAAGTCCATGATTAACCCATCAGCACCAGGCTGGATCGATAAGTTTTTTAGTGAACAGAAGTTTTCAGAAGCAATTCCTTTTGAAACTGTAGATTCGTTTTACTATAAAGTGAGAGAAACAGGGTTTATTTACGGACATATTATTGCTATAGACTCACAAGTTCCAATTCCGATAAAGGGTTGGTTTAAAACTGAAATTTCAAAAGTTGCCTTACTCAACACACTCTATCATGTCTTTTGTTTAGAGAAAAGAAATTCGGAACCTAAACATTTTATTTCTGAAGTTTTAAAGTTTTATAAGCAAATGAACCCAGAAGGATTTAATTTGTTTAAAATTTTACTGCCCAAAGACACCCCTTCCCTATCTCTGGAAAACATTATTGATCAGAGAGTCCAGACGAATGACAGCATCATCAGTAAAAACTTCTCGCATTTGGTTACTAATGCTTTATTGTTTATTGATGTTCTGGCCTTTAGACAATATTTAGAACATGGAGAAATTCCTGAAAAATACTTAAAAAGAATTGAAGAAACGGTTCTTGGAATTGTTGGTTTGGCTTTAAAAACAAAAACAGTAAAATCACAGCACGACGATCTTTTAATTAAGCTTTTTGAGGCTTCTATACGTTATTCAAAGTTTTCGAAAGTTACAGTTGAGACTTTGGAAACTTTAAATCTAGAATACTTTAAAAATAGACTTGAGCAGTACTATTTAATCGATATGGCCGGAATGGCTTTGTGGAGTGATGGAGTTGTAGAAAATGAAGAATCGTATTTCCTATATTCTTTAGGTTCAACAATGGGAGTTCCTGATGATTTTGTAACTCAAAGCATGGACACAACCAATACTTTTATTACGACTCACAAAAAGAAAATTCCGTACTTTAATTATTCGAATCCTGTTAAACATTTTTATGATCAAATGACGCATAGCGTAGTCAAATTAATCATACGAAACAAAAATAGGCTAATTAAAGAAATTGTCCAGAGCAAGGAATTAATGGTTCTACTAGCCTATTCTACAACAAGAGATTTGGATGCTAAGGAAAAGAAAAAGGTAAAAAAACAGCTTTTGGACATTTGCAAAACCATTCCATCGCTAACCATATTTTTACTTCCGGGAGGAAGTTTGCTTCTTCCAATTCTAATAAAGTTTATCCCAACAATGCTTCCGTCTGCATTTAATGAAAATTTAGACGAAAACGAATAAAAAAAATCGCCCTTTTTGAGGGCGATTTCTATTTGTATCTATTAAAGATCTAATTGGTAAACTTCGTCTAGCTCATCATTTGAAGCGATGTTTACATCCAAATCGGTTACAAAACCTGAATTTAATCCGTAAACCCATCCATGAAGCATTAAATCTTGACCATTTTTCCAAGCATTCTGCACAATAGATGTTTTCGCTAAGTTGTAAACTTGTTCTTTAGTATTGATTTCAACAAAAGCATTAAAACGCTCTGTTTCATCTTCAATAGAATTTAAATATTTATCATGTAAACGATATTCATCTTTAATATGACGAAGCCAGTTATCAATAATCCCAACAGACTGATGTCCCATTGCTGCTTTTACACCTCCGCATCCGTAATGTCCGCATACAATAACATGCTTTACTTTCAAAACATTTACCGCATAATCTAGAACACTAAGCATATTCATATCAGAATGCACAACCATATTGGCAATGTTACGGTGAACAAAAACCTCACCTGGTTTTGCACCAACAATTTCGTTTGCAGGAACACGGCTGTCAGAACATCCAATCCATAATAAAGGTGGTGATTGTCCTTTTGCCAAATCAGCAAAATAATTAGGATCTTTTGCTAAAGAAGTTTCAACCCACTTTTTATTGTTTTCTAAT
The Flavobacterium humidisoli DNA segment above includes these coding regions:
- a CDS encoding DUF4251 domain-containing protein translates to MKTRLCVFLFLIVFNFSASAQEKTKKELKQERELKKQNEIKALIDSRNFVFEAQKLTPQSGRLIQLDYNTYFLKFKADSATCDLPFFGRGYNVGYNSDGGIKFEGKPENIKVENKKNNTIIKATVRGASDVYDLTFSIFYNGSTTLSVSSNNRGPISYDGVIYAPKVSVSK
- a CDS encoding META domain-containing protein, which translates into the protein MMKKIFTLVFISSFLISCKCTKTDAVSKLDGNWELNYIADSQTFDALYPNKKPSIVFKTAENQVSGNNGCNSYTGKLNVTGNKIDFTQPMAVTKMMCLDGQQGEQTYMNTLQKITSYDITDDGKTLNFISGDIAMMRFTKK
- a CDS encoding superoxide dismutase family protein, producing MKKLIVSFAIITALIIGCKTNNKSNDAKTLTVALEPKSNSKVAGTATFVEKNGKVTFTAKITGLEPGVHAIHIHEKADCSSADGSSAGGHWNPTFKKHGKWGVGEYHKGDIGNFTADAKGNGSITLTTDEWCVGCGDSNKDVLGKGLIVHAGTDDFTTQPTGNAGGRVACAGIIK
- a CDS encoding LETM1-related biofilm-associated protein, whose product is MINPSAPGWIDKFFSEQKFSEAIPFETVDSFYYKVRETGFIYGHIIAIDSQVPIPIKGWFKTEISKVALLNTLYHVFCLEKRNSEPKHFISEVLKFYKQMNPEGFNLFKILLPKDTPSLSLENIIDQRVQTNDSIISKNFSHLVTNALLFIDVLAFRQYLEHGEIPEKYLKRIEETVLGIVGLALKTKTVKSQHDDLLIKLFEASIRYSKFSKVTVETLETLNLEYFKNRLEQYYLIDMAGMALWSDGVVENEESYFLYSLGSTMGVPDDFVTQSMDTTNTFITTHKKKIPYFNYSNPVKHFYDQMTHSVVKLIIRNKNRLIKEIVQSKELMVLLAYSTTRDLDAKEKKKVKKQLLDICKTIPSLTIFLLPGGSLLLPILIKFIPTMLPSAFNENLDENE
- the can gene encoding carbonate dehydratase, with the protein product MRKFYEQLLENNKKWVETSLAKDPNYFADLAKGQSPPLLWIGCSDSRVPANEIVGAKPGEVFVHRNIANMVVHSDMNMLSVLDYAVNVLKVKHVIVCGHYGCGGVKAAMGHQSVGIIDNWLRHIKDEYRLHDKYLNSIEDETERFNAFVEINTKEQVYNLAKTSIVQNAWKNGQDLMLHGWVYGLNSGFVTDLDVNIASNDELDEVYQLDL